One window of Quercus robur chromosome 5, dhQueRobu3.1, whole genome shotgun sequence genomic DNA carries:
- the LOC126725181 gene encoding inactive protein kinase SELMODRAFT_444075, which translates to MSQEQKRGKQEKGSDDAEKVVVAVKASKEIPKTALVWALTHVVQPGDCITLLVVVPSQGSGRKLWVFPRFAGDCASGHRRTHSGASSDQKCDITDTCSQMILQLHDVYDPNKINVKIKIVSGSPCGAVAAEAKRAQASWVVLDKQLKHEEKRCMEELQCNIVVMKRSQPKVLRLNLVGSSKKHSEVACPLPSEIDKESEKNPKKKNDSLSSIPGPVVTPTSSPELETPFTATEAGTSSVSSSDLGTSPFFISKMNGDLKKDDSLVIEENEDPDNTSSDADSEHLTSSSRSLRFQPWMGEFITSNFQSSQDTDRSSQRPFHKPQALMSKTLVEKYSKQDGEPGIGMQHYRTDMDFNGNVREAVSLSRNAPPGPPPLCSICQHKAPVFGKPPRWFSYAELELATGGFSKANFLAEGGFGSVHRGVLPDGQVVAVKQHKLASSQGDVEFCSEVEVLSCAQHRNVVMLIGFCIEDRRRLLVYEFICNGSLDSHLYGRHQEPLEWAARQKIAVGAARGLRYLHEECRVGCIVHRDMRPNNILITHDFEPLVGDFGLARWQPDGDMGVDTRVIGTFGYLAPEYAQSGQITEKADVYSFGVVLVELVTGRKAVDLNRPKGQQCLTEWARPLLEDCAIDELVDPQLGNHYSEQEVFCMLNAASLCIQRDPHSRPRMSQVLRILEGDMVMDANYISTPGYDVGSRSNRIWVEQQQQQQHYSGPLLNEAIEGFSGKLSLENSRQSYWERDKARTSCADDL; encoded by the exons GAAGAAAACTTTGGGTTTTCCCAAGATTTGCTGGTGACTGTGCCAGTGGTCACCGGAGGACTCATTCAGGTGCAAGTTCAGATCAGAAATGTGACATTACAGATACTTGCTCCCAAATGATCCTTCAACTACATGATGTTTATGATCCAAATAAG ATAAATGTCAAGATAAAAATTGTTTCTGGATCACCTTGTGGTGCAGTTGCTGCAGAGGCCAAGAGAGCTCAAGCCAGTTGGGTTGTACTAGACAA ACAGCTCAAACATGAGGAAAAACGATGCATGGAAGAGTTGCAGTGCAACATTGTTGTTATGAAGCGTTCCCAGCCAAAAGTTCTCCGCTTGAATTTGGTTGGTTCATCTAAGAAGCATTCTGAAGTAGCCTGCCCATTACCCTCAGAGATAGACAAAGAATCTGAAAAGAATCCTAAAAAGAAGAATGATTCTTTAAGTTCTATTCCAGGGCCGGTAGTGACTCCAACTAGTAGTCCAGAGCTAGAGACACCATTTACAGCCACTGAAGCTGGAACTTCCTCAGTTTCAAGCTCAGATCTAGGAACTTCACCTTTTTTCATCTCAAAGATGAATGGGGATCTTAAGAAAGATGATTCATTAGTCATTGAAGAGAATGAGGATCCTGATAATACTAGTTCCGATGCGGACAGTGAGCACTTAACTTCATCTTCAAGAAGTTTGAGGTTCCAACCATGGATGGGTGAATTTATAACTTCTAATTTTCAGTCCTCACAAGATACGGATAGAAGCTCACAGAGACCTTTTCATAAGCCTCAAGCATTAATGTCCAAAACTTTGGTAGAGAAGTACTCAAAACAGGATGGAGAACCTGGAATTGGAATGCAGCACTACAGAACTGATATGGACTTCAATGGAAATGTTAGAGAAGCAGTTTCGCTATCGAGAAATGCACCTCCTGGCCCCCCTCCATTGTGTTCAATCTGTCAACACAAGGCACCTGTCTTTGGAAAACCTCCAAGGTGGTTTAGCTATGCTGAATTGGAGCTTGCTACTGGTGGATTTTCAAAAGCCAATTTCTTGGCTGAAGGAGGGTTTGGATCTGTTCACAGAGGTGTTCTACCAGATGGTCAGGTAGTTGCTGTCAAGCAACACAAATTGGCTAGTTCCCAGGGGGATGTTGAGTTTTGCTCGGAAGTAGAAGTTTTGAGTTGTGCTCAGCACCGAAATGTTGTTATGCTGATTGGTTTCTGTATCGAGGACAGACGAAGGTTGCTGGTTTATGAATTTATATGCAATGGGTCACTGGATTCTCATCTATATG GACGACATCAGGAGCCATTAGAATGGGCTGCACGTCAAAAGATTGCCGTGGGAGCTGCACGGGGGCTTCGGTATCTTCATGAAGAATGCAGAGTGGGTTGCATTGTACACCGTGACATGCGGCCAAACAACATCCTCATCACCCATGATTTTGAACCACTG GTTGGTGATTTTGGCCTAGCAAGGTGGCAGCCTGACGGAGATATGGGTGTGGACACAAGAGTAATTGGAACGTTTGG ATATTTGGCTCCAGAATATGCTCAAAGTGGCCAAATCACAGAAAAAGCTGATGTTTACTCCTTTGGGGTTGTATTGGTGGAGCTGGTTACAGGAAGAAAAGCAGTGGACCTTAACCGGCCCAAGGGCCAGCAGTGTCTTACTGAATGG GCACGCCCATTATTGGAAGATTGTGCCATTGATGAACTGGTTGATCCACAGTTAGGGAATCACTATTCAGAACAAGAGGTCTTTTGCATGCTGAACGCTGCATCATTATGCATACAACGGGATCCTCATTCTAGGCCTCGCATGTCACAG GTGCTCCGCATACTAGAAGGTGATATGGTCATGGATGCAAATTACATTTCAACACCTGGGTATGATGTGGGGAGCAGGAGTAATCGGATTTGGGtggagcagcagcagcagcaacaacattACAGTGGTCCCCTATTAAATGAGGCAATTGAAGGGTTTAGTGGGAAGCTGTCTCTTGAAAATTCAAGGCAATCTTATTGGGAAAGGGACAAGGCAAGAACTTCATGTGCTGATGATTTGTAA